The Bos taurus isolate L1 Dominette 01449 registration number 42190680 breed Hereford chromosome 18, ARS-UCD2.0, whole genome shotgun sequence genome has a window encoding:
- the LOC100300449 gene encoding LOW QUALITY PROTEIN: cationic amino acid transporter 3-like (The sequence of the model RefSeq protein was modified relative to this genomic sequence to represent the inferred CDS: inserted 2 bases in 1 codon; substituted 1 base at 1 genomic stop codon) has product MLRQYVRQLGQKLLHKQPLDPIEESESPAAHLNTLDLVGFGVASTLGAGVYIVAGAVAKYIAGPATIISFLVAALSCVMCGLCYAELWARIPCSGSVYLYSYATMGQLCAFITGWNLILSLVVATTCLSKAWSITFDSLIGNHISQALEGTFPPYMPSFLATYPDFVALGLLLVMIGVMLLGPHASPLIIIVFTGINIFVPIFTIFSGFIKGDLHNWKLTEQDYRLNISGSSDIYSLGPFGYGGFVPFGFDGILRGAALCFYSFVGFDGIVMKGREARNPQRSITLSMVISIFVGFLAYSGVSASITLMVPYYQIHPFSPLPQAFLHVGWDPARYVMAIVFLCALLYSLLGTIFYMSQLVCAMAKDGLLFRGLAQIHALTGTPVMAIMSSVNLAVIMVLLLDLRHIVELMLTGIMLAYTLATFSVLVLRYQPDLKEKTGEETEMEPKAEESPLDSVPEGGNSNVLKSLWFPTSTIPTQKSGQIVYGCAFLLVLLLTIMSLVLAQXPSQVFSGDPVLITVAVLLLLLITGVTVIIWRQPQSPSSLHFKAPALPVLPLVSTFVNVYLMMQITSGAWALFGVWNAIGSIIYFGYGIRHSLAGNNYQQPPASTPQXLDKNIPSAESS; this is encoded by the exons ATGCTGCGTCAGTATGTTCGCCAACTTGGTCAGAAGCTGCTACACAAGCAGCCACTGGATCCCATAGAGGAGTCTGAGAGTCCTGCAGCTCATCTAAACACACTGGACCTGGTGGGTTTCGGTGTGGCCAGCACCTTGGGAGCAGGTGTATACATCGTGGCTGGTGCAGTGGCCAAATACATAGCTGGACCAGCGACCATCATCTCCTTCTTGGTGGCTGCCCTGTCTTGTGTGATGTGTGGGCTCTGCTATGCAGAGTTATGGGCCAGGATACCATGTTCTGGTTCTGTGTATCTCTACAGCTATGCCACCATGGGACAACTGTGTGCCTTCATCACTGGCTGGAACCTTATCCTGTCCTTAGTTGTTG CCACTACCTGTTTGTCCAAAGCCTGGAGCATCACCTTTGACAGCTTGATTGGAAACCACATCTCTCAGGCATTAGAGGGGACTTTCCCTCCGTATATGCCCTCTTTTCTGGCCACGTATCCAGACTTTGTCGCTCTGGGCCTGTTGCTGGTAATGATTG GAGTAATGCTTCTGGGACCTCACGCATCACCGCTGATTATCATAGTGTTCACAGGCATCAACATTTTTGTTCCAATCTTCACGATCTTCTCTGGCTTCATTAAGGGAGACCTGCACAACTGGAAGCTCACAGAACAGGACTACAGACTGAACATATCTGGATCCAGCGATATCTATAG CTTGGGCCCTTTCGGTTATGGAGGGTTTGTACCCTTTGGCTTTGATGGGATTCTCCGAGGAGCAGCTCTGTGCTTCTACTCATTTGTTGGTTTTGATGGCATTGTCATGAAAG GGAGAGAAGCCCGAAATCCTCAGCGTTCCATCACTTTGAGCATGGTGATCTCCATCTTTGTTGGTTTTTTGGCGTACTCTGGTGTCTCGGCATCAATCACCCTCATGGTGCCCTACTACCAGATTCATCCTTTCAGCCCCTTACCGCAGGCTTTTCTCCACGTTGGGTGGGACCCTGCCAGATATGTCATGGCTATTGTCTTCTTGTGTGCTCTTTTATACAG cctCCTGGGCACCATATTTTACATGTCTCAGTTGGTCTGTGCAATGGCCAAGGATGGGCTCCTTTTCCGGGGCCTTGCTCAGATCCATGCCCTCACAGGTACCCCTGTCATGGCCATAATGTCTTCTGTAAACCTGGCAG TCATTATGGTGTTACTCTTGGACCTCCGTCATATTGTGGAACTCATGTTAACTGGGATCATGCTTGCTTACACTTTGGCGACTTTTTCTGTGCTTGTCCTCAG GTACCAACCagacctgaaggagaaaacaGGAGAGGAAACTGAGATGGAGCCTAAAGCTGAagaaagtcctttggactctgtACCTGAAGGAGGAAACTCAAATGTTCTAAAGAGTCTGTGGTTCCCTACCAGCACCATCCCCACCCAGAAATCTGGCCAGATTGTCTATGGATGTGCCTTCCTGCTTg TTCTCCTGCTGACCATAATGAGCCTGGTCCTGGCCCAGTGACCCAGCCAGGTGTTCTCTGGAGACCCTGTGCTCATAACAgtagctgtgctgctgctgctgctcatcaCTGGGGTCACAGTCATCATCTGGAGGCAGCCCCAGAGTCCCTCTTCTCTTCACTTCAAG GCCCCTGCTCTGCCTGTCCTCCCACTGGTCAGCACCTTCGTGAATGTTTACTTGATGATGCAGATAACCTCTGGGGCCTGGGCCCTATTTGGAGTCTGGAATGCCATTG GATCTATCATATACTTTGGATATGGGATCCGACACAGCCTGGCAGGGAACAATTATCAACAGCCACCAGCCTCCACCCCCCA ACTTGACAAAAACATCCCTAGTGCTGAGTCATCTTAA